The genome window ATGATCCGCAATCGTAATGTTTTCTTTGATCTTCGCAATGACATCTGCTACATCTTCACGATTCGCATGGATCGTTACGAGGGACTCACCAGCTTTGACTGGGTCACCGACTTTTTTGTTCAGCATCAGACCAACCGCGAGATCGATTTCAGACTCTTTTGTTGCACGGCCCGCGCCCAGCAGCATTGCAGCAGTTCCGATTTCGTCAGCAACGATTCCGGCAACATAGCCGTCTTTGTCTGCTGGAACCTCAACCAGGAATTGTGCTTGTGGCAAACGATCTGGATGATCCACAACCGAAGCGTCTCCGCCTTGGTTTGCCAGGAAATCTTTGAATTTCTCCAGTGCTTTACCATTCTGGATCACTTCTTTCAATTTCTCCTCAGCATGCTCCAAAGAATCTGCCTTACCAGCAAGGAATACCATCTGACGTCCAAGTGCCAGGCACAATTCTTCCAGATCTTTCGGGCCTTTACCTTGCAGGGTGAGGATAGCTTCTTTTACTTCAAGCGCGTTACCAATCGCCAGACCCAGTGGTTGGGACATGTCGGAGATAACCGCCATCGTTTTACGTCCAACATTGTTACCAATGCTAACCATGGCATGTGCCAATTCTTTAGCATCTTCCGTTGTTTTCATGAATGCACCTGCACCCGTCTTAACATCCAATACAATCGCATCTGCACCTGCTGCAATTTTCTTGCTCATGATGGAGCTGGCGATCAGTGGGATGGAGTTAACGGTAGCTGTTACATCACGCAGAGCATAGAGTTTCTTGTCAGCTGGCGTGAGGTTACCACTTTGTCCGATAACGGCAACCTTATGCTCGTTGACGAGACGAATGAACTCTTCTTTTTCAAGCTCTACATGGAAACCAGCAACGGATTCAAGCTTGTCGGTTGTACCACCCGTGTGACCAAGTCCACGTCCGGACATTTTAGCAACAGGGACATCAAGCGCAGCAACGAGCGGAGCGAGTACCAATGTTGTTGTATCACCCACTCCTCCTGTGGAGTGCTTGTCTACTTTGATTCCTTCGATAGCAGACAGGTCAATCGTTTCACCGGAATTCACCATCGACATAGTCAAATCCGCGCGTTCCTTGTCTGTCATATCTTTGAAGAATACCGCCATCGCCCATGCGCTGACTTGATAGTCCGGAATCTCTCCTTGTGTATATCCTTGAACAACAAAATCAATCTCAGCTGTTGTCAGTTCTTTTCCGTCGCGTTTCTTGGCAATAATGTCTACCATTCTCATGATGATCTCTCCTTGTGTGTGTATTGATTGTATAGAACACTTTGTAGTTAGACCGTTCTGGCCCCGGATCGTTCTTATGATCGCTGTTGTCTCCAAGTATTTTTGATCCATTTTACAATGGAGAAAACTCCGAGACAGCGTATCCTTCCGAAGCAGCTTTCTTTCAGAAAGCTTTTAGGCGAACGCTAACGCTTCTTCAGAATCGATTCCGTTTCCTTCACTCCGTGCTTAAAACAAAAGTTTCGATCAAAATCAAATGATGATGAATATAAAATACAACAATTACAGTGTGATTGCTGTGTCCAGAGCCACTACCATCATGTCGTTAAACGTTTTTTGACGCTCTTCGGCAGATGTTTCTTCGCCTGTCAGCAAGTGGTCACTTACTGTCAGGATGGTCAGTGCGTTAACACCGAACTTGGCAGCGATGGTGTACAGTGCTGTTGTTTCCATCTCTACGCCGAGTACGCCGTGCTTCATCAATTTCTCAGTGACGGAACGATCATCACGGTAGAATGAATCGGAGCTGAACACGTTACCGACATGAATCTTCATGCCTTTAGCTGTTGCACGGTCATATGCTTCTTTCAGCAGAGAGAACGTAGCGATTGGCGAGAAGTCATATCCACCAAATACATGTTTGTTCATGCTGGAATCCGTACATGCTGCTTGTGCAAGGATGACGTCACGTACACGTACATGCTCCTGCATACCGCCGCAAGTCCCTACACGAATTAGGTTTTTCACGCCATATTCACTGATTAACTCGTTAGCATAGATTGCAAAAGACGGAATGCCCATCCCTGAACCTTGTACCGAAATCCGGTGTCCTTGATATGTACCTGTGTAACCAAGCATTCCACGAACCTCGTTGTAACATACAACATCTTCGAGGTACGTATCTGCAATATACTTCGCGCGCAAAGGGTCTCCTGGCAATAGGATTGTTTCTGCGATATCTCCGGGTTTTGCTCCAATATGTGTACTCATGAATGAATCTCCTCCAGTTATATATTTAGTCTATTATGATGGCAGGAACCGGAGCAGCAGAGCTACTCCGATATCCCCTATCCAGTTTTCAGCAAAAACCTATTTCAGATCCTTCAGGAAGCTTGTGCCGTGTTCCGGCATTTTCACGCCAAAGTTCTCAGCTACGGTTGCACCAAGGTCAGCAAAAGTGCTGCGCAGATCAAGCTGTTTGCCCTCGCTGAAGCGCGGAGAGTAGGCAAGCAGCGGAACATATTCACGTGTATGATCTGTACCACGGTAAGTTGGATCGTTACCATGATCAGCTGTAATCAGCAGCAGGTCATCGTTGGTCATTTTGGCAAAAATCTCTGGCAGTCTTGCATCATAGTCTTCAAGCGCCTGAGCATACCCTTGTGGATCACGACGGTGACCATATAGGGCATCAAAGTCAACCAGGTTCAGGAAGCTGAGTCCAGTGAACGCTTCATCCATCGTTTCAGACAACTTGTCCATGCCATCCATGTTAGAAACGGTACGAACAGCCTTGGTTACACCTTCGCCATCATAGATATCTGCGATTTTACCGAGGGCAATCACATCAAATCCGCTATCTTGCAGTTCATTCATTACTGTACGACCAAAAGGTTTGAGCGCGTAGTCATGACGATTCGCAGTACGTTTCCAGTTACCCGCTTCACCGACAAATGGACGGGCAATAATGCGGCCGAGCATGTACGGATCTTCAAGTGTTATTTCACGGCAGAACTCACAGATCTCATACAGTTCTTTCAGTGGAACAACGTCCTCATGTGCTGCAATTTGCAGAACCGAATCCGCGGATGTGTAGACGATGAGCGCGCCAGTTTCAACATGCTCTGCACCCAGTTCATCCAGAATTTCAGTGCCACTTGCCGGTTTGTTACCGATGACCTTCCGGCCCGTTTTCTCTTCAATGCGCTGAATCAACTCATCGGGAAAACCATTCTCGAACACACGGAAAGGTGTATCAATATAAAGACCCATGAGCTCCCAATGACCTGTCATGGTGTCTTTACCTCTGGATGCTTCCTGCATCTTGGTGTAATACGCTTTAGGTGCATCCGCTACAGGCACACCCTCAATTTCTTTGATATTGGACAGTCCGAGACTGGCCATGTGAGGCATGTTCAGACCTCCGCGTTCACGTGCAATGTGACCAAAGGTATCTACATCAAAATCATCAAATTCTGCTGCATCCGGCGCTTCGCCGATCCCTACAGAATCCATAACAATCAGATGTACTCTTTTAAATGTTGACATAACCTAAGCACTCCTTCCAAATAATCCAGCTTACAAGAACAGTCCAGTAATAATCGCTGACAGCACGCTGACAAGCGATGCACCGTAAAGCAGCTTAAGACCGAAGCGGGCGACCACATTACCTTGCTTCTCATGGAGTCCCTTCACCGCACCAGCAATGATACCGATGGAGGAGAAGTTGGCGAACGACACGAGGAAGACGGATACGATACCCGTTGTTCTGGCAGACATTGCAGTCTCCTTCAAATTAAGCATAGCGACAAATTCGTTGGATACCATTTTGGTTGCCATAATACTTCCTGCCTGAATCGCTTCTTTCCATGGAACACCCATGATGAAGGCAAATGGTGCAAACACATAACCAAGCAGCTCTTGGAACGAAATGCCAAGCACCGAGCTGAAGACTCCGTTAACAAGGGCAATCAAGGCAACAAAACCGATTAACATCGCAGCTACGATGATAGCAACTTTGAATCCATCCAGGATGTACTCGCCGAGCATTTCGAAGAACGATTGTTTCTCTTCATCCTGCACTTCCAATATATCTTCTTCTTCCGTCACCCGATAAGGGTTAACGATCGAAGCAATGATAAAACCGCCAAACAGGTTCAGTACAAGAGCTGTAACCACATATTTCGGCTCGATCATGGTCATATAAGCACCAACGATGGACATCGAGACCGTGGACATCGCCGAAGCACACAAGGTGTACAGCCGATGTTTTGGCAACAACCCAATTTGTTTTTTCACAGAAATGAACACTTCAGATTGCCCCAGTACAGCCGAAGCAACCGCGTTATATGATTCCAGTTTGCCCATTCCGTTGATTTTGCTTAATACCAGACCAATATATTTTATAACAAAAGGCAAGATTCGGATATACTGCAATATCCCAATAAGTGCCGAGATGACAACAATCGGCATCAACACATTCAGGAAGAAGGGCGCCCCCCCGCTCTCTGCACCTACGGTAGTTAAACCCCCAAATACAAATGCGATACCTTCATTCGCATAGTCGAGTAAACTTTTAAATACGGTAGCGAAACCGCCAATTAAAAAAGTACCCACTCCTGTATTCAACAGAGCATAAGCTAGTATAACTTGCAAAACAATCATGATAGCCAGCGG of Paenibacillus sp. FSL R5-0517 contains these proteins:
- a CDS encoding NupC/NupG family nucleoside CNT transporter, which codes for MKFLIAIIGLLVVFGLAYIASNGKKQIRYRPLAIMIVLQVILAYALLNTGVGTFLIGGFATVFKSLLDYANEGIAFVFGGLTTVGAESGGAPFFLNVLMPIVVISALIGILQYIRILPFVIKYIGLVLSKINGMGKLESYNAVASAVLGQSEVFISVKKQIGLLPKHRLYTLCASAMSTVSMSIVGAYMTMIEPKYVVTALVLNLFGGFIIASIVNPYRVTEEEDILEVQDEEKQSFFEMLGEYILDGFKVAIIVAAMLIGFVALIALVNGVFSSVLGISFQELLGYVFAPFAFIMGVPWKEAIQAGSIMATKMVSNEFVAMLNLKETAMSARTTGIVSVFLVSFANFSSIGIIAGAVKGLHEKQGNVVARFGLKLLYGASLVSVLSAIITGLFL
- the deoD gene encoding purine-nucleoside phosphorylase, with translation MSTHIGAKPGDIAETILLPGDPLRAKYIADTYLEDVVCYNEVRGMLGYTGTYQGHRISVQGSGMGIPSFAIYANELISEYGVKNLIRVGTCGGMQEHVRVRDVILAQAACTDSSMNKHVFGGYDFSPIATFSLLKEAYDRATAKGMKIHVGNVFSSDSFYRDDRSVTEKLMKHGVLGVEMETTALYTIAAKFGVNALTILTVSDHLLTGEETSAEERQKTFNDMMVVALDTAITL
- a CDS encoding pyrimidine-nucleoside phosphorylase, with product MRMVDIIAKKRDGKELTTAEIDFVVQGYTQGEIPDYQVSAWAMAVFFKDMTDKERADLTMSMVNSGETIDLSAIEGIKVDKHSTGGVGDTTTLVLAPLVAALDVPVAKMSGRGLGHTGGTTDKLESVAGFHVELEKEEFIRLVNEHKVAVIGQSGNLTPADKKLYALRDVTATVNSIPLIASSIMSKKIAAGADAIVLDVKTGAGAFMKTTEDAKELAHAMVSIGNNVGRKTMAVISDMSQPLGLAIGNALEVKEAILTLQGKGPKDLEELCLALGRQMVFLAGKADSLEHAEEKLKEVIQNGKALEKFKDFLANQGGDASVVDHPDRLPQAQFLVEVPADKDGYVAGIVADEIGTAAMLLGAGRATKESEIDLAVGLMLNKKVGDPVKAGESLVTIHANREDVADVIAKIKENITIADHADAPVLVHDIVTE
- the deoB gene encoding phosphopentomutase, producing the protein MSTFKRVHLIVMDSVGIGEAPDAAEFDDFDVDTFGHIARERGGLNMPHMASLGLSNIKEIEGVPVADAPKAYYTKMQEASRGKDTMTGHWELMGLYIDTPFRVFENGFPDELIQRIEEKTGRKVIGNKPASGTEILDELGAEHVETGALIVYTSADSVLQIAAHEDVVPLKELYEICEFCREITLEDPYMLGRIIARPFVGEAGNWKRTANRHDYALKPFGRTVMNELQDSGFDVIALGKIADIYDGEGVTKAVRTVSNMDGMDKLSETMDEAFTGLSFLNLVDFDALYGHRRDPQGYAQALEDYDARLPEIFAKMTNDDLLLITADHGNDPTYRGTDHTREYVPLLAYSPRFSEGKQLDLRSTFADLGATVAENFGVKMPEHGTSFLKDLK